From the Dama dama isolate Ldn47 chromosome 24, ASM3311817v1, whole genome shotgun sequence genome, one window contains:
- the TXNRD3 gene encoding thioredoxin reductase 3, giving the protein MLLDYVVPSPRGTSWGLGGTCVNAGCIPKKLMHQAALLGQALTDSRRFGWEYSQQVKHSWATMTEAVQSHIGSLSWGHRRALREKAVNYVNSYGEFVEHHKVKATNEKGQEAFYTAAKFVIATGERPRYLGIQGDKEYCITSDDLFSLPYCPGATLVVGASYVALECAGFLAGLGLEVTVMVRSVLLRGFDQEMAEKVGASMQQLGVRFLRKFVPVEVQQLEKGLPGRLKVVAKSTEGTETMEGVYNTVLLAVGRDSCTKKLGLEKIGVNISEKTGKILVNDEEQTSVPYVYAVGDVLEGKPQLTPVAVQAGKLLARRLFGGRSEKCDYVSVPTVVFTPLEYGCCGYSEEKASEVYQAENLNVYHTLFWPLEWTVACRDSNTCYAKIICNKLENDRVVGFHVLGPNAGEITQGFAAAMKCGLTKQLLDDTIGIHPTCGEVFTTLEITKASGLDITQKGC; this is encoded by the exons ATGCTGCTGGACTATGTGGTCCCATCCCCCCGAGGCACGTCCTGGG GTCTTGGGGGCACGTGTGTGAATGCTGGCTGTATCCCAAAGAAGCTGATGCACCAGGCCGCGCTGCTAGGGCAGGCGCTGACCGACTCCAGGAGGTTCGGCTGGGAATACAGTCAGCAAG TGAAGCACAGCTGGGCCACCATGACTGAGGCCGTCCAGAGCCACATCGGCTCGCTGAGCTGGGGCCACCGGCGGGCTCTGCGGGAGAAGGCAGTGAACTACGTCAACTCTTACGGGGAGTTTGTCGAGCACCACAAAGTCAAG GCAACCAATGAAAAAGGACAGGAGGCGTTTTATACCGCTGCAAAGTTTGTCATCGCGACAGGAGAGAGGCCGCGCTACTTGGGAATCCAGGGAGACAAAGAGTACTGTATCACCAG CGACGACCTGTTCTCACTGCCCTACTGCCCGGGCGCGACCCTGGTGGTGGGCGCGTCCTACGTGGCGCTGGAGTGCGCGGGCTTCCTGGCCGGCCTGGGCCTGGAGGTCACGGTGATGGTGCGCTCGGTGCTCCTGCGGGGCTTCGACCAGGAGATGGCCGAGAAGGTGGGCGCCTCCATGCAGCAGCTTGGCGTACGCTTCCTGCGCAAGTTCGTGCCCGTGGAG GTCCAGCAGCTGGAGAAGGGCCTGCCCGGGAGGTTGAAGGTAGTGGCTAAATCCACGGAAGGGACAGAGACGATGGAGGGCGTTTACAACACG GTTTTGTTAGCAGTTGGTCGTGACTCCTGCACGAAGAAGTTAGGGCTGGAGAAGATTGGTGTGAACATCAGTGAGAA GACGGGCAAGATCCTGGTAAACGACGAGGAACAGACCAGTGTGCCGTATGTCTACGCTGTCGGGGACGTCCTGGAGGGCAAGCCTCAGCTCACCCCGGTCGCCGTGCAGGCAGGCAAGCTGCTGGCTCGAAGGCTTTTCGGGGGCCGATCAGAGAAG TGTGACTACGTCAGCGTCCCCACCGTGGTGTTCACGCCCTTGGAGTACGGCTGCTGTGGGTACTCAGAGGAGAAGGCTAGCGAGGTGTACCAGGCGGAGAACCTGAAT GTCTACCACACTCTGTTCTGGCCTCTCGAGTGGACAGTGGCCTGCAGAGACAGCAACACTTGTTACGCGAAGATAATCTGCAATAAACTGGAGAAC GATCGGGTGGTAGGATTTCACGTCCTCGGACCGAACGCTGGGGAGATCACGCAGGGGTTTGCCGCCGCCATGAAGTGCGGGCTCACGAAGCAGCTGCTGGATGACACCATCGGGATCCACCCCACGTGCGGAGAG GTGTTCACCACCTTGGAGATCACCAAGGCATCGGGACTGGACATCACGCAGAAGGGCTGCTGA